In one Carassius carassius chromosome 48, fCarCar2.1, whole genome shotgun sequence genomic region, the following are encoded:
- the LOC132131852 gene encoding zona pellucida sperm-binding protein 4-like yields MAGSWCLAQILVVCAFCHAVPQWSKSLQDAQALMIQQTDQQFQLQKPVQQLTNQQFPPRKPVQQLTNQQFPLQKPVPQLPTPQFPLQKPVPQQPKPQFPLQKPVPQQPKLQFPLQKPVPQQPNPQFPLQKPVPQQPKPQFPIQKPVKQQFQKPVVQAEPLDKCAVADSEQIQCGLPGISGAECEAINCCFNGQQCFYGRAVTVQCIRDGQFVVVVSRDVTLPRLSLDSVHLLGGNDPPCAPVGSTPSFAIYQFPVTACGTSVMEDGGYVVYENRMTSSYEVGIGPYGSITRDSHFEFLFQCRYSGTSVEALVVEVNSVPPPPPVAAPGPLRVELRLANGQCVTKGCAEGDEAYTSYYSDADYPITKVLREPVYVEVHIMERTDPNIVLMLGRCWTTSTPSPLSLPQWDLLIDGCPYQDDRYLTTLVPVTGSSGLQFPTHYKRFAVKMFTFVDPASLAALQETVK; encoded by the exons atggctggaagttggtgtttggctcagattttggtggtctgtgctttctgtcatgctgttccacagtggagtaaatcgcttcaggatgctcaagctctgatgatccagcaaactgaccagcagtttcagctccagaagccagttcaacagctaactaaccagcagtttccgcctcggaaaccagttcaacagctaactaaccagcaatttcctctccaaaagcctgttccacaactacctacaccgcagtttccgcttcagaagccagttccacaacaacctaagccgcagtttccacttcagaagccagttccacaacaacctaagctgcagtttccgcttcagaagccagttccacaacaacctaacccgcagtttccgcttcagaagccagttccacaacaacctaagccgcagtttccgattcagaagccagttaaacagcagtttcagaagccagtagtgcaggcagagccccttgataaatgtgctgtagctgattctgagcagatccaatgtggtctacctgggatcagtggtgctgagtgtgaagctatcaactgctgctttaacggacagcagtgtttctatgggagGGCAG tgactgtccagtgtattcgagatggtcagtttgtggtagtggtgtctcGAGACGTTACCttgcctcgactgagtctggattcggttcatctactgggtggaaacgacccaccttgtgctcctgtggggtctacaccttcctttgctatataccagttccctgtgaccgcatgtggcacgagcgtgatg gaggacggtggatatgtggtgtatgaaaacagaatgacctcatcgtatgaagtggggattggaccatatggttccatcacaagggacagtcattttga gtttctcttccagtgtagatattcgggaacttccgtggaagctctggttgtggaggtcaactctgttcctccacctccaccagtagctgctcctggacctctcagggtggagctcagactggccaatggccaatgtgtcaccaaaggctgtgctgaag gggatgaggcctacacgtcctactacagtgacgctgattatcccatcacaaaagtcctgcgagagcctgtgtatgttgaggtgcacattatggagaggactgaccccaacattgtcctgatgctgggacgttgttggactacttcaacccccagtccactcagtctcccccagtgggaccttctgatcgacgg atgcccttaccaggacgaccgctatctgaccacactggttccagtgactggatcgtctggtcttcagttcccaacccactacaagcgctttgctgtgaagatgttcacatttgtagatccagcctcactggctgctctgcaggaaacc